The Ochotona princeps isolate mOchPri1 chromosome 26, mOchPri1.hap1, whole genome shotgun sequence genome contains a region encoding:
- the RDH11 gene encoding retinol dehydrogenase 11 isoform X1 has translation MRVSPAETIRKMLSSGVCTSSTQLPGKVVVVTGANTGIGKETAKELAQRGARVYLACRDVQKGDSVAKEIQSTTGNPHVLVRKLDLADTKSVRAFAENFLAEEKQLHILINNAGVMMCPYSKTADGFEMHMGVNHLGHFLLTHLLLGTLKESAPSRVINVSSLAHHLGRIYFHNLQGEKFYNAGLAYCHSKLANILFTRELARRLKGSGVTAYSVHPGTVNSELIRHSAAMRWMWRLFYFFIKTPQQGAQTSLYCALTEGLESLNGNHFSDCHVAWVSAQARNETVARRLWDVSCELLGLPTE, from the exons AAAGATGCTCTCCAGTGGGGTGTGTACCTCCAgcacccagcttcctgggaaggtcGTGGTGGTCACAGGAGCCAACACAGGCATTGGCAAGGAGACAGCCAAAGAGCTGGCACAGAGAG GAGCCCGTGTGTACTTAGCTTGCCGGGATGTGCAGAAGGGGGACTCGGTGGCCAAAGAGATCCAGAGCACCACGGGGAACCCGCATGTGTTGGTCCGGAAGCTGGACCTGGCCGATACCAAGTCGGTTCGAGCCTTTGCTGAGAACTTCCTAGCAG AGGAGAAGCAGCTGCACATTCTGATCAACAATGCAGGAGTGATGATGTGTCCCTACTCCAAGACAGCAGATGGCTTTGAGATGCACATGGGCGTCAACCACTTGG GTCACTTCCTGCTCACTCATCTGCTCTTAGGGACACTAAAGGAATCAGCCCCATCCAGGGTCATCAATGTGTCCTCCTTGGCACATCACCTGGGAAGGATCTACTTCCATAACCTGCAGGGCGAGAAGTTCTACAATGCTGGTCTGGCCTATTGCCACAGCAAGCTAGCCAACATTCTCTTCACGCGGGAACTGGCCCGGAGGCTGAAAG GCTCTGGCGTGACGGCGTATTCCGTGCACCCCGGCACGGTCAACTCGGAACTGATTCGCCACTCAGCGGCCATGAGATGGATGTGGCGGCTTTTCTACTTCTTCATCAAGACCCCCCAGCAGGGAGCGCAGACCAGTCTGTACTGCGCCCTAACAGAAGGGCTCGAGAGTCTTAATGGCAATCATTTCAG CGACTGCCATGTGGCCTGGGTCTCAGCCCAGGCTCGGAATGAAACGGTAGCAAGGCGGCTGTGGGACGTCAGCTGTGAGCTTCTGGGCCTCCCCACCGAGTGA
- the RDH11 gene encoding retinol dehydrogenase 11 isoform X2, whose amino-acid sequence MVALLLLLFLVPFLLYVAAPQIRKMLSSGVCTSSTQLPGKVVVVTGANTGIGKETAKELAQRGARVYLACRDVQKGDSVAKEIQSTTGNPHVLVRKLDLADTKSVRAFAENFLAEEKQLHILINNAGVMMCPYSKTADGFEMHMGVNHLGHFLLTHLLLGTLKESAPSRVINVSSLAHHLGRIYFHNLQGEKFYNAGLAYCHSKLANILFTRELARRLKGSGVTAYSVHPGTVNSELIRHSAAMRWMWRLFYFFIKTPQQGAQTSLYCALTEGLESLNGNHFSDCHVAWVSAQARNETVARRLWDVSCELLGLPTE is encoded by the exons AAAGATGCTCTCCAGTGGGGTGTGTACCTCCAgcacccagcttcctgggaaggtcGTGGTGGTCACAGGAGCCAACACAGGCATTGGCAAGGAGACAGCCAAAGAGCTGGCACAGAGAG GAGCCCGTGTGTACTTAGCTTGCCGGGATGTGCAGAAGGGGGACTCGGTGGCCAAAGAGATCCAGAGCACCACGGGGAACCCGCATGTGTTGGTCCGGAAGCTGGACCTGGCCGATACCAAGTCGGTTCGAGCCTTTGCTGAGAACTTCCTAGCAG AGGAGAAGCAGCTGCACATTCTGATCAACAATGCAGGAGTGATGATGTGTCCCTACTCCAAGACAGCAGATGGCTTTGAGATGCACATGGGCGTCAACCACTTGG GTCACTTCCTGCTCACTCATCTGCTCTTAGGGACACTAAAGGAATCAGCCCCATCCAGGGTCATCAATGTGTCCTCCTTGGCACATCACCTGGGAAGGATCTACTTCCATAACCTGCAGGGCGAGAAGTTCTACAATGCTGGTCTGGCCTATTGCCACAGCAAGCTAGCCAACATTCTCTTCACGCGGGAACTGGCCCGGAGGCTGAAAG GCTCTGGCGTGACGGCGTATTCCGTGCACCCCGGCACGGTCAACTCGGAACTGATTCGCCACTCAGCGGCCATGAGATGGATGTGGCGGCTTTTCTACTTCTTCATCAAGACCCCCCAGCAGGGAGCGCAGACCAGTCTGTACTGCGCCCTAACAGAAGGGCTCGAGAGTCTTAATGGCAATCATTTCAG CGACTGCCATGTGGCCTGGGTCTCAGCCCAGGCTCGGAATGAAACGGTAGCAAGGCGGCTGTGGGACGTCAGCTGTGAGCTTCTGGGCCTCCCCACCGAGTGA
- the RDH11 gene encoding retinol dehydrogenase 11 isoform X3, with the protein MLSSGVCTSSTQLPGKVVVVTGANTGIGKETAKELAQRGARVYLACRDVQKGDSVAKEIQSTTGNPHVLVRKLDLADTKSVRAFAENFLAEEKQLHILINNAGVMMCPYSKTADGFEMHMGVNHLGHFLLTHLLLGTLKESAPSRVINVSSLAHHLGRIYFHNLQGEKFYNAGLAYCHSKLANILFTRELARRLKGSGVTAYSVHPGTVNSELIRHSAAMRWMWRLFYFFIKTPQQGAQTSLYCALTEGLESLNGNHFSDCHVAWVSAQARNETVARRLWDVSCELLGLPTE; encoded by the exons ATGCTCTCCAGTGGGGTGTGTACCTCCAgcacccagcttcctgggaaggtcGTGGTGGTCACAGGAGCCAACACAGGCATTGGCAAGGAGACAGCCAAAGAGCTGGCACAGAGAG GAGCCCGTGTGTACTTAGCTTGCCGGGATGTGCAGAAGGGGGACTCGGTGGCCAAAGAGATCCAGAGCACCACGGGGAACCCGCATGTGTTGGTCCGGAAGCTGGACCTGGCCGATACCAAGTCGGTTCGAGCCTTTGCTGAGAACTTCCTAGCAG AGGAGAAGCAGCTGCACATTCTGATCAACAATGCAGGAGTGATGATGTGTCCCTACTCCAAGACAGCAGATGGCTTTGAGATGCACATGGGCGTCAACCACTTGG GTCACTTCCTGCTCACTCATCTGCTCTTAGGGACACTAAAGGAATCAGCCCCATCCAGGGTCATCAATGTGTCCTCCTTGGCACATCACCTGGGAAGGATCTACTTCCATAACCTGCAGGGCGAGAAGTTCTACAATGCTGGTCTGGCCTATTGCCACAGCAAGCTAGCCAACATTCTCTTCACGCGGGAACTGGCCCGGAGGCTGAAAG GCTCTGGCGTGACGGCGTATTCCGTGCACCCCGGCACGGTCAACTCGGAACTGATTCGCCACTCAGCGGCCATGAGATGGATGTGGCGGCTTTTCTACTTCTTCATCAAGACCCCCCAGCAGGGAGCGCAGACCAGTCTGTACTGCGCCCTAACAGAAGGGCTCGAGAGTCTTAATGGCAATCATTTCAG CGACTGCCATGTGGCCTGGGTCTCAGCCCAGGCTCGGAATGAAACGGTAGCAAGGCGGCTGTGGGACGTCAGCTGTGAGCTTCTGGGCCTCCCCACCGAGTGA